From one Mya arenaria isolate MELC-2E11 chromosome 4, ASM2691426v1 genomic stretch:
- the LOC128232518 gene encoding uncharacterized protein LOC128232518 isoform X2, whose protein sequence is MSEDKIDTDKEALRPILKDQYHQDSLFGNSFQSKSFFVVHPEWLSEAVDNTDPEPLQRPPWPWEQPRYRQNVQLPITYKIEESETKSDENETEKDKAGSAPSSPLPYALPIGYTFTHPSIDDAKPFLKHTQFGAPVVDTSNYKLSF, encoded by the exons GGCTCTCCGGCCGATTTTGAAGGACCAGTACCACCAAGACAGCTTGTTCGGG AATTCATTCCAATCGAAATCATTTTTCGTCGTGCACCCCGAGTGGCTGTCGGAAGCCGTCGATAACACGGATCCGGAGCCCCTGCAACGTCCCCCATGGCCGTGGGAGCAACCCCGCTACCGCCAGAACGTCCAACTACCCATTACGTACAAAATCGAGGAGTCCGAAACCAAGAGTGACGAAAACGAGACTGAAAAGGATAAAGCCGGTTCTGCACCGAGTTCCCCGCTACCCTATGCACTACCGATCGGTTATACCTTCACACACCCGAGTATAGATGACGCTAAACCGTTTTTGAAACATACACAATTTGGGGCTCCCGTAGTAGATACATCAAACTATAAATTGAGTTTTTGA
- the LOC128232518 gene encoding uncharacterized protein LOC128232518 isoform X1: protein MSEDKIDTDKDLGRREQTPLEQKRALRPILKDQYHQDSLFGNSFQSKSFFVVHPEWLSEAVDNTDPEPLQRPPWPWEQPRYRQNVQLPITYKIEESETKSDENETEKDKAGSAPSSPLPYALPIGYTFTHPSIDDAKPFLKHTQFGAPVVDTSNYKLSF from the exons cTTAGGAAGACGCGAACAAACCCCTCTTGAACAGAAAAG GGCTCTCCGGCCGATTTTGAAGGACCAGTACCACCAAGACAGCTTGTTCGGG AATTCATTCCAATCGAAATCATTTTTCGTCGTGCACCCCGAGTGGCTGTCGGAAGCCGTCGATAACACGGATCCGGAGCCCCTGCAACGTCCCCCATGGCCGTGGGAGCAACCCCGCTACCGCCAGAACGTCCAACTACCCATTACGTACAAAATCGAGGAGTCCGAAACCAAGAGTGACGAAAACGAGACTGAAAAGGATAAAGCCGGTTCTGCACCGAGTTCCCCGCTACCCTATGCACTACCGATCGGTTATACCTTCACACACCCGAGTATAGATGACGCTAAACCGTTTTTGAAACATACACAATTTGGGGCTCCCGTAGTAGATACATCAAACTATAAATTGAGTTTTTGA